The Bos taurus isolate L1 Dominette 01449 registration number 42190680 breed Hereford chromosome 13, ARS-UCD2.0, whole genome shotgun sequence genome contains a region encoding:
- the ARHGAP21 gene encoding rho GTPase-activating protein 21 isoform X4, whose amino-acid sequence MVGSLDTCRERASEGSSQWRHLAAVPFAVCLQFALGVKSGRSKALRVSKSKDGKEQSETVSPSEDEMFSWPGPKTVMLKRTSQGFGFTLRHFIVYPPESAIQFSFKDEENGNRGGKQRNRLEPMDTIFVKQVKEGGPAFEAGLCTGDRIIKVNGESVIGKTYSQVIALIQNSDTTLELSVMPKDEDILQVAYSQDAYLKGNEAYSGNARNIPEPPPVCYPWPSSAPPAMAQPPEPPPPDSTASKPQTSPPVLTQPGRAYRMEIQVPPSPPEVAKSNTAVCVCNESVRTVIVPSEKVVDLLPNRSNHTVPAHRTEEVRYGRNEQPSFKTATRTTSPPSSVPTAHLIHQPGSRSLEPSGILLKSGHYGGHSEGLVSRSPAVESPSVTVNHYSPNSHQHIDWKNYKTYKEYIDNRRLHMGCRTIQERLDSLRAASQSTADYNQVVLNRAALQVRRRSTSQDRVPQSIQVRQRSVSQERLEDSVLMMYCPRSASQGALTSPSISFSNHRTRSWDYIEGQGETSENVHSECPPPDANGERKQTYKWSGFTEQDDRRGIYERPRQQEIHKSFRGSNFTVAPSVVNSDSRRVSSRIGGSVSQFKKIPADLKPLQPSRNFQTACGISQPRGISQDRSPLGKVRSNSLKGPSMHVAKPPSSQNSFLSIKDQRPVNHLHQNSLLNQQPWLRTESAPDHQVDTGKPPSLSGASVKPPALASENASTPDFELSVSQRNQDLNVQEVEIQQSNAVDNKETVILREKPPSGRQTPQPLRHQSYILAVSDQETGSDTTCWLPNDARREVHIKRMEERKASSTTPPGDSLASIPFIDEPTSPSIDHDISHIPASAVISASTSQVPSIATVPPSLTTSAPLIRRQLSHDQESVGPPSLDAQPSSKTERSKSYDEGLDDYREDAKLSFKHVSSLKGIKILDSQKSSEDSGSRKDSSSEVFSDAAKEGWLHFRPLVTDKGKRVGGSIRPWKQMYVVLRGHSLYLYKDKREQTTPSEEEQPISVNACLIDISYSETKRKNVFRLTTSDCECLFQAEDRDDMLAWIKTIQESSNLNEEDTGVTNRDLISRRIKEYNSLMSKAEPLPKTPRQSLSIRQTLLGAKAEPRTQSPHSPKEESERKLLSKDDTSPPKDKGTWRKGIPSIMRKTFEKKPTATGTFGVRLDDCPPAHTNRYIPLIVDICCKLVEERGLEYTGIYRVPGNNAAISSMQEELNKGMADIDIQDDKWRDLNVISSLLKSFFRKLPEPLFTNDKYADFIEANRKEDPLDRLKTLKRLIHDLPEHHYETLKFLSAHLKTVAENSEKNKMEPRNLAIVFGPTLVRTSEDNMTHMVTHMPDQYKIVETLIQHHDWFFTEEGAEEPLTTVQEENTVDSQPVPNIDHLLTNIGRTGVSPGDVSDSATSDSTKSKGSWGSGKDQYSKDLLVSSIFAAASRKRKKPKEKAQPSSSEDELDNVFFKKENSEQGHHDIKEESKKESETPGRKQRTVAPKENNTKKDSSGGGRAEQRAPRGESLEPPAPQSTKQSRSPTLSCRLAVLRESPRALAAQKTSHLEDTGSDSSTPLSTHAPAPPASFPTKKPPSPEPKHSELLVSVGSITSDHAGTPSAPYLAGLDSSRLSPEVQSMAESRGFEADDERSELVSEGRPVETDSESDFPVFPAAPASDRLFRGKLQEAARTSRRNSEGSEVSCTEGSLTPSLESRRQLFSSHKLIECDTLSRKKSARFKSDSGSLGDAKNEKEAPSITKVFDVMKKGKSTGNLLTPPARSESDKQEPTWKTKIADRLKLRPKAPADDMFGVGSQKTIAEPAKRKNIKRRHTLGGHRDATEMSVLNFWKAQEHSGDRESELSAVNRLKPKCSAQDLSISDWLARERLRTSMTDLSRGDTGDPRPESLGTLEIPTRDPPLSFQSDADSSSSTLASTNRAPLSTPSQSPDQINGESFQNTSQNSSSAARVQPHQLSETPDHKAQFHPCL is encoded by the exons GCGTATTCTCAAGATGCCTACCTGAAAGGCAATGAAGCCTACAGCGGCAATGCCCGCAACATCCCTGAGCCCCCACCAGTCTGCTACCCCTGGCCGTCATCCGCCCCTCCCGCCATGGCGCAGCCCCCTGAACCACCTCCTCCAGACTCCACAGCAAGCAAACCGCAGACTAGCCCCCCAGTATTGACGCAGCCCGGCAGGGCATACAGGATGGAAATCCAAGTGCCTCCGTCACCACCAGAGGTGGCCAAGTCCAACACAGCAGTGTGTGTCTGCAATGAGAGTGTGAGGACCGTCATTGTACCTTCTGAGAAGGTTGTAGATTTATTACCTAACAGAAGCAACCACACAGTTCCCGCTCACAGAACTGAGGAAGTGAGGTATGGCCGAAACGAACAGCCCTCTTTCAAAACAGCGACGAGAACCACCTCACCGCCATCCTCAGTTCCCACTGCCCATCTCATCCACCAGCCCGGCTCCAGGTCGTTGGAACCTTCTGGCATTTTACTTAAATCTGGCCACTACGGCGGACACTCAGAAGGTCTGGTGAGCAGATCTCCAGCTGTGGAGTCTCCTTCCGTAACTGTCAACCACTACTCTCCCAACTCCCATCAGCACATagactggaaaaactataaaacttacaAAGAGTATATTGATAACCGGCGCTTGCACATGGGCTGTCGGACCATTCAAGAAAGGTTAGATAGTTTAAGAGCCGCCTCTCAGAGCACAGCGGATTATAACCAGGTGGTGCTGAACCGCGCTGCCCTGCAGGTACGGCGTCGGAGCACCTCTCAGGACCGAGTGCCCCAGTCCATCCAGGTCCGGCAGCGCAGCGTGTCCCAGGAGAGGCTGGAGGACTCTGTGTTGATGATGTATTGTCCGAGGAGTGCCTCTCAAGGTGCGCTGACATCCCCTTCTATTAGTTTTAGTAACCACAGAACTCGCTCGTGGGATTACATCGAGGGACAGGGTGAAACCTCGGAAAACGTCCATTCTGAATGTCCACCGCCGGATGCAAATGGTGAACGAAAGCAGACTTACAAGTGGAGTGGGTTCACCGAACAGGACGATCGTCGAGGTATTTACGAGAGACCCAGGCAGCAAGAAATTCACAAATCTTTCCGAGGCTCCAATTTTACAGTGGCTCCCAGTGTGGTGAATTCTGACAGCAGGAGAGTGAGCAGCAGAATCGGGGGATCAGtgtctcagtttaaaaaaattccagCAGATCTAAAACCCCTGCAGCCCAGCAGAAATTTTCAAACTGCTTGTGGAATATCCCAGCCTCGAGGGATTTCCCAAGACAGGTCACCTCTTGGGAAAGTCCGAAGTAACTCTCTGAAAGGGCCTTCTATGCATGTCGCGAAACCGCCCTCCAGCCAGAACTCATTTCTTTCTATCAAAGACCAAAGACCAGTAAATCACTTGCATCAAAACAGTTTATTGAATCAGCAGCCATGGTTACGGACGGAAAGTGCCCCCGATCACCAAGTGGAcactgggaagcccccttctCTTTCCGGAGCTTCTGTTAAGCCCCCGGCTCTGGCAAGTGAGAATGCTAGCACTCCAGATTTTGAGTTATCCGTCTCTCAGAGGAATCAAGATTTAAATGTACAAGAGGTGGAAATTCAGCAATCGAATGCTGTAGATAATAAAGAAACTGTCATCCTAAGAGAAAAACCTCCGTCTGGTCGCCAGACACCGCAGCCTTTAAGGCATCAGTCTTACATCTTAGCAGTGAGTGACCAGGAGACAGGCTCAGACACCACCTGCTGGCTGCCTAATGATGCTCGCCGGGAGGTCCATATAAAAAGGATGGAGGAGAGGAAGGCCTCAAGTACCACTCCACCTGGTGATTCCTTGGCTTCCATCCCATTTATAG ATGAACCTACCAGCCCTAGCATCGATCACGACATTTCTCACATCCCCGCCTCTGCGGTCATCTCTGCCTCCACCTCCCAGGTACCCTCCATAGCAACGGTCCCTCCCAGCCTCACAACTTCAGCTCCATTAATCCGACGTCAGCTCTCCCATGACCAGG AATCTGTTGGACCTCCCAGCCTGGATGCCCAGCCCAGCTCAAAGACAGAGCGATCCAAATCATATGATGAGGGCCTGGATGATTACAGAGAAGATGCAAAACT GTCTTTTAAACATGTATCTAGCCTGAAGGGAATCAAG ATCTTAGACAGTCAAAAGTCATCAGAAGATTCCGGATCCAGGAAAGACTCTTCCTCAGAGGTTTTCAGCGATGCTGCCAAGGAAGGGTGGCTTCATTTCAGGCCACTCGTCACTGATAAGGGCAAG CGCGTTGGTGGAAGTATTCGGCCATGGAAGCAGATGTATGTTGTACTTCGGGGCCATTCGCTGTATCTGTACAAAGATAAACGAGAACAGACGACTCCGTCTGAGGAGGAGCAGCCCATCAGTGTTAACGCCTGCTTAATAGACATCTCTTACAGCGAGACCAAGAGGAAGAATGTCTTTCGACTCACCACGTCTGACTGCGAGTGCCTGTTTCAGGCTGAAGACAGGGATGACATGTTAGCCTGGATCAAAACCATCCAGGAGAGCAGCAATTTAAACGAGGAG GACACTGGAGTCACTAACAGGGACCTAATTAGTCGAAGAATAAAAGAATACAACAGTCTAATGAG CAAAGCAGAGCCATTGCCGAAGACCCCTCGCCAGAGTCTCAGCATCCGGCAGACCCTACTTGGTGCTAAAGCAGAGCCTCGGACTCAGAGTCCACACTCTCCCAAAGAGGAGTCAGAAAGGAAGCTTCTTAGTAAAG ATGATACCAGTCCTCCAAAAGACAAAGGCACGTGGAGAAAAGGCATTCCAAGTATTATGAGAAAGACATTTGAGAAAAAGCCTACTGCTACGGGAACATTCGGGGTCAGACTGGACGACTGCCCACCAGCTCATACAAACCGG TATATTCCATTAATAGTTGACATATGTTGTAAATTAGTTGAAGAAAGAGGTCTGGAATATACAGGTATTTACAGAGTCCCTGGAAACAATGCAGCCATCTCCAGTATGCAGGAGGAGCTCAACAAGGGAATGGCTGATATTGATATACAAGATGAT AAATGGCGAGATTTGAATGTGATCAGCAGTTTATTAAAATCCTTCTTCAGAAAACTCCCAGAACCTCTCTTCACGAATG ATAAATACGCCGACTTTATTGAAGCCAATCgtaaggaagatcctctagatcgtctgaaaacattaaaaagacta ATTCATGATTTGCCCGAACATCATTATGAAACACTCAAGTTTCTTTCGGCTCATCTGAAGACAGTagcagaaaattcagaaaaaaataag ATGGAACCAAGAAACCTAGCCATAGTGTTTGGTCCAACTCTTGTGAGAACCTCCGAAGATAACATGACACACATGGTCACTCACATGCCAGATCAGTACAAGATCGTAGAGACACTCATCCAGCAC catGACTGGTTTTTCACAGAAGAAGGTGCTGAAGAACCTCTT ACAACAGTGCAGGAGGAAAACACAGTAGACTCCCAGCCAGTGCCAAACATAGATCATTTACTCACCAACATTGGAAGGACAGGCGTCTCCCCTGGAGATGTATCAG ATTCAGCTACTAGTGACTCAACAAAATCTAAG GGTTCTTGGGGATCCGGAAAAGACCAGTACAGCAAGGACCTGCTTGTATCCTCCATCTTCGCGGCTGCCAGTCGCAAGAGgaaaaagccaaaagaaaaagcaCAACCCAGCAGCTCGGAAGACGAGCTGGACAATGtgtttttcaagaaagaaaactcaGAGCAGGGTCACCACGACATTAAAGAAGAGTCCAAAAAAGAGAGTGAGACACCAGGCCGGAAACAAAGGACCGTTGCTCCCAAAGAAAACAACACGAAGAAAGACAGCAGCGGAGGTGGCAGAGCTGAGCAGAGGGCCCCGCGTGGGGAGAGCTTGGAGCCCCCGGCCCCCCAAAGCACCAAGCAGAGCCGGTCACCCACCCTGAGCTGTCGCCTCGCCGTCCTGAGAGAGAGCCCCAGGGCCCTCGCAGCCCAGAAGACCTCCCACCTGGAAGACACGGGGTCCGACTCCAGCACCCCACTCAGCACTCACGCCCCGGCTCCCCCGGCAAGCTTTCCCACCAAGAAACCTCCCAGCCCCGAGCCCAAGCACAGCGAGCTCCTGGTCAGTGTCGGCAGCATCACCTCCGACCACGCCGGCACACCGTCTGCTCCCTACCTGGCCGGCCTCGACTCCAGCCGGCTGAGCCCCGAGGTGCAGTCCATGGCCGAGAGCCGGGGATTTGAAGCTGATGACGAGAGGAGCGAGCTGGTCAGCGAGGGCCGGCCAGTGGAGACAGACAGCGAGAGCGACTTTCCGGTCTTCCCCGCCGCCCCGGCCTCGGACAGGCTCTTCCGAGGAAAACTCCAAGAGGCCGCGAGGACCAGCCGGAGAAACTCAGAAGGCAGTGAGGTCAGCTGCACGGAAGGAAGTTTAACACCAAGTTTAGAAAGCCGGAGACAGCTCTTCAGCTCCCATAAACTGATCGAGTGTGACACTCTGTCCAGGAAGAAATCCGCCAGGTTCAAGTCAGACAGTGGGAGTCTAGGAGATGCCAAGAATGAGAAAGAAGCCCCTTCCATCACCAAAGTGTTCGACgttatgaaaaaaggaaaatccaCCGGAAATTTACTGACACCACCAGCCAGAAGCGAATCGGACAAACAGGAACCCACTTGGAAAACAAAAATAGCCGATCGGttaaaactgaggcccaaagccCCGGCCGATGACATGTTTggagtaggaagtcaaaaaaccaTCGCCGAACCtgccaaaaggaaaaacatcaaaCGCAGACACACGCTGGGTGGGCACAGGGATGCTACTGAAATGAGTGTTCTGAATTTCTGGAAAGCCCAGGAGCACAGCGGGGACAGAGAATCCGAACTTTCAGCTGTGAATCGATTGAAGCCCAAATGCTCCGCCCAGGACCTGTCCATCTCAGACTGGCTGGCCAGGGAGCGGCTACGCACCAGTATGACTGACCTGAGCAGAGGGGACACGGGGGACCCCCGGCCTGAGAGTCTTGGCACCTTAGAAATACCAACCAGGGACCCGCCCCTGTCTTTCCAGTCTGATGCAGACAGTTCTTCCAGCACCTTGGCTTCAACTAACAGGGCCCCTCTTTCCACACCATCACAGTCACCTgaccaaataaatggagaaagctTCCAGAACACGAGCCAAAACTCCAGTTCTGCAGCCAGGGTCCAACCTCATCAACTGTCTGAAACCCCAGATCACAAAGCACAGTTCCATCCCTGTCTTTAA
- the ARHGAP21 gene encoding rho GTPase-activating protein 21 isoform X3 — MVGSLDTCRERASEGSSQWRHLAAVPFAVCLQFALGVKSGRSKALRVSKSKDGKEQSETVSPSEDEMFSWPGPKTVMLKRTSQGFGFTLRHFIVYPPESAIQFSFKDEENGNRGGKQRNRLEPMDTIFVKQVKEGGPAFEAGLCTGDRIIKVNGESVIGKTYSQVIALIQNSDTTLELSVMPKDEDILQVAYSQDAYLKGNEAYSGNARNIPEPPPVCYPWPSSAPPAMAQPPEPPPPDSTASKPQTSPPVLTQPGRAYRMEIQVPPSPPEVAKSNTAVCVCNESVRTVIVPSEKVVDLLPNRSNHTVPAHRTEEVRYGRNEQPSFKTATRTTSPPSSVPTAHLIHQPGSRSLEPSGILLKSGHYGGHSEGLVSRSPAVESPSVTVNHYSPNSHQHIDWKNYKTYKEYIDNRRLHMGCRTIQERLDSLRAASQSTADYNQVVLNRAALQVRRRSTSQDRVPQSIQVRQRSVSQERLEDSVLMMYCPRSASQGALTSPSISFSNHRTRSWDYIEGQGETSENVHSECPPPDANGERKQTYKWSGFTEQDDRRGIYERPRQQEIHKSFRGSNFTVAPSVVNSDSRRVSSRIGGSVSQFKKIPADLKPLQPSRNFQTACGISQPRGISQDRSPLGKVRSNSLKGPSMHVAKPPSSQNSFLSIKDQRPVNHLHQNSLLNQQPWLRTESAPDHQVDTGKPPSLSGASVKPPALASENASTPDFELSVSQRNQDLNVQEVEIQQSNAVDNKETVILREKPPSGRQTPQPLRHQSYILAVSDQETGSDTTCWLPNDARREVHIKRMEERKASSTTPPGDSLASIPFIDEPTSPSIDHDISHIPASAVISASTSQVPSIATVPPSLTTSAPLIRRQLSHDQESVGPPSLDAQPSSKTERSKSYDEGLDDYREDAKLSFKHVSSLKGIKILDSQKSSEDSGSRKDSSSEVFSDAAKEGWLHFRPLVTDKGKRVGGSIRPWKQMYVVLRGHSLYLYKDKREQTTPSEEEQPISVNACLIDISYSETKRKNVFRLTTSDCECLFQAEDRDDMLAWIKTIQESSNLNEEDTGVTNRDLISRRIKEYNSLMSSKAEPLPKTPRQSLSIRQTLLGAKAEPRTQSPHSPKEESERKLLSKDDTSPPKDKGTWRKGIPSIMRKTFEKKPTATGTFGVRLDDCPPAHTNRYIPLIVDICCKLVEERGLEYTGIYRVPGNNAAISSMQEELNKGMADIDIQDDKWRDLNVISSLLKSFFRKLPEPLFTNDKYADFIEANRKEDPLDRLKTLKRLIHDLPEHHYETLKFLSAHLKTVAENSEKNKMEPRNLAIVFGPTLVRTSEDNMTHMVTHMPDQYKIVETLIQHHDWFFTEEGAEEPLTTVQEENTVDSQPVPNIDHLLTNIGRTGVSPGDVSDSATSDSTKSKGSWGSGKDQYSKDLLVSSIFAAASRKRKKPKEKAQPSSSEDELDNVFFKKENSEQGHHDIKEESKKESETPGRKQRTVAPKENNTKKDSSGGGRAEQRAPRGESLEPPAPQSTKQSRSPTLSCRLAVLRESPRALAAQKTSHLEDTGSDSSTPLSTHAPAPPASFPTKKPPSPEPKHSELLVSVGSITSDHAGTPSAPYLAGLDSSRLSPEVQSMAESRGFEADDERSELVSEGRPVETDSESDFPVFPAAPASDRLFRGKLQEAARTSRRNSEGSEVSCTEGSLTPSLESRRQLFSSHKLIECDTLSRKKSARFKSDSGSLGDAKNEKEAPSITKVFDVMKKGKSTGNLLTPPARSESDKQEPTWKTKIADRLKLRPKAPADDMFGVGSQKTIAEPAKRKNIKRRHTLGGHRDATEMSVLNFWKAQEHSGDRESELSAVNRLKPKCSAQDLSISDWLARERLRTSMTDLSRGDTGDPRPESLGTLEIPTRDPPLSFQSDADSSSSTLASTNRAPLSTPSQSPDQINGESFQNTSQNSSSAARVQPHQLSETPDHKAQFHPCL; from the exons GCGTATTCTCAAGATGCCTACCTGAAAGGCAATGAAGCCTACAGCGGCAATGCCCGCAACATCCCTGAGCCCCCACCAGTCTGCTACCCCTGGCCGTCATCCGCCCCTCCCGCCATGGCGCAGCCCCCTGAACCACCTCCTCCAGACTCCACAGCAAGCAAACCGCAGACTAGCCCCCCAGTATTGACGCAGCCCGGCAGGGCATACAGGATGGAAATCCAAGTGCCTCCGTCACCACCAGAGGTGGCCAAGTCCAACACAGCAGTGTGTGTCTGCAATGAGAGTGTGAGGACCGTCATTGTACCTTCTGAGAAGGTTGTAGATTTATTACCTAACAGAAGCAACCACACAGTTCCCGCTCACAGAACTGAGGAAGTGAGGTATGGCCGAAACGAACAGCCCTCTTTCAAAACAGCGACGAGAACCACCTCACCGCCATCCTCAGTTCCCACTGCCCATCTCATCCACCAGCCCGGCTCCAGGTCGTTGGAACCTTCTGGCATTTTACTTAAATCTGGCCACTACGGCGGACACTCAGAAGGTCTGGTGAGCAGATCTCCAGCTGTGGAGTCTCCTTCCGTAACTGTCAACCACTACTCTCCCAACTCCCATCAGCACATagactggaaaaactataaaacttacaAAGAGTATATTGATAACCGGCGCTTGCACATGGGCTGTCGGACCATTCAAGAAAGGTTAGATAGTTTAAGAGCCGCCTCTCAGAGCACAGCGGATTATAACCAGGTGGTGCTGAACCGCGCTGCCCTGCAGGTACGGCGTCGGAGCACCTCTCAGGACCGAGTGCCCCAGTCCATCCAGGTCCGGCAGCGCAGCGTGTCCCAGGAGAGGCTGGAGGACTCTGTGTTGATGATGTATTGTCCGAGGAGTGCCTCTCAAGGTGCGCTGACATCCCCTTCTATTAGTTTTAGTAACCACAGAACTCGCTCGTGGGATTACATCGAGGGACAGGGTGAAACCTCGGAAAACGTCCATTCTGAATGTCCACCGCCGGATGCAAATGGTGAACGAAAGCAGACTTACAAGTGGAGTGGGTTCACCGAACAGGACGATCGTCGAGGTATTTACGAGAGACCCAGGCAGCAAGAAATTCACAAATCTTTCCGAGGCTCCAATTTTACAGTGGCTCCCAGTGTGGTGAATTCTGACAGCAGGAGAGTGAGCAGCAGAATCGGGGGATCAGtgtctcagtttaaaaaaattccagCAGATCTAAAACCCCTGCAGCCCAGCAGAAATTTTCAAACTGCTTGTGGAATATCCCAGCCTCGAGGGATTTCCCAAGACAGGTCACCTCTTGGGAAAGTCCGAAGTAACTCTCTGAAAGGGCCTTCTATGCATGTCGCGAAACCGCCCTCCAGCCAGAACTCATTTCTTTCTATCAAAGACCAAAGACCAGTAAATCACTTGCATCAAAACAGTTTATTGAATCAGCAGCCATGGTTACGGACGGAAAGTGCCCCCGATCACCAAGTGGAcactgggaagcccccttctCTTTCCGGAGCTTCTGTTAAGCCCCCGGCTCTGGCAAGTGAGAATGCTAGCACTCCAGATTTTGAGTTATCCGTCTCTCAGAGGAATCAAGATTTAAATGTACAAGAGGTGGAAATTCAGCAATCGAATGCTGTAGATAATAAAGAAACTGTCATCCTAAGAGAAAAACCTCCGTCTGGTCGCCAGACACCGCAGCCTTTAAGGCATCAGTCTTACATCTTAGCAGTGAGTGACCAGGAGACAGGCTCAGACACCACCTGCTGGCTGCCTAATGATGCTCGCCGGGAGGTCCATATAAAAAGGATGGAGGAGAGGAAGGCCTCAAGTACCACTCCACCTGGTGATTCCTTGGCTTCCATCCCATTTATAG ATGAACCTACCAGCCCTAGCATCGATCACGACATTTCTCACATCCCCGCCTCTGCGGTCATCTCTGCCTCCACCTCCCAGGTACCCTCCATAGCAACGGTCCCTCCCAGCCTCACAACTTCAGCTCCATTAATCCGACGTCAGCTCTCCCATGACCAGG AATCTGTTGGACCTCCCAGCCTGGATGCCCAGCCCAGCTCAAAGACAGAGCGATCCAAATCATATGATGAGGGCCTGGATGATTACAGAGAAGATGCAAAACT GTCTTTTAAACATGTATCTAGCCTGAAGGGAATCAAG ATCTTAGACAGTCAAAAGTCATCAGAAGATTCCGGATCCAGGAAAGACTCTTCCTCAGAGGTTTTCAGCGATGCTGCCAAGGAAGGGTGGCTTCATTTCAGGCCACTCGTCACTGATAAGGGCAAG CGCGTTGGTGGAAGTATTCGGCCATGGAAGCAGATGTATGTTGTACTTCGGGGCCATTCGCTGTATCTGTACAAAGATAAACGAGAACAGACGACTCCGTCTGAGGAGGAGCAGCCCATCAGTGTTAACGCCTGCTTAATAGACATCTCTTACAGCGAGACCAAGAGGAAGAATGTCTTTCGACTCACCACGTCTGACTGCGAGTGCCTGTTTCAGGCTGAAGACAGGGATGACATGTTAGCCTGGATCAAAACCATCCAGGAGAGCAGCAATTTAAACGAGGAG GACACTGGAGTCACTAACAGGGACCTAATTAGTCGAAGAATAAAAGAATACAACAGTCTAATGAG CAGCAAAGCAGAGCCATTGCCGAAGACCCCTCGCCAGAGTCTCAGCATCCGGCAGACCCTACTTGGTGCTAAAGCAGAGCCTCGGACTCAGAGTCCACACTCTCCCAAAGAGGAGTCAGAAAGGAAGCTTCTTAGTAAAG ATGATACCAGTCCTCCAAAAGACAAAGGCACGTGGAGAAAAGGCATTCCAAGTATTATGAGAAAGACATTTGAGAAAAAGCCTACTGCTACGGGAACATTCGGGGTCAGACTGGACGACTGCCCACCAGCTCATACAAACCGG TATATTCCATTAATAGTTGACATATGTTGTAAATTAGTTGAAGAAAGAGGTCTGGAATATACAGGTATTTACAGAGTCCCTGGAAACAATGCAGCCATCTCCAGTATGCAGGAGGAGCTCAACAAGGGAATGGCTGATATTGATATACAAGATGAT AAATGGCGAGATTTGAATGTGATCAGCAGTTTATTAAAATCCTTCTTCAGAAAACTCCCAGAACCTCTCTTCACGAATG ATAAATACGCCGACTTTATTGAAGCCAATCgtaaggaagatcctctagatcgtctgaaaacattaaaaagacta ATTCATGATTTGCCCGAACATCATTATGAAACACTCAAGTTTCTTTCGGCTCATCTGAAGACAGTagcagaaaattcagaaaaaaataag ATGGAACCAAGAAACCTAGCCATAGTGTTTGGTCCAACTCTTGTGAGAACCTCCGAAGATAACATGACACACATGGTCACTCACATGCCAGATCAGTACAAGATCGTAGAGACACTCATCCAGCAC catGACTGGTTTTTCACAGAAGAAGGTGCTGAAGAACCTCTT ACAACAGTGCAGGAGGAAAACACAGTAGACTCCCAGCCAGTGCCAAACATAGATCATTTACTCACCAACATTGGAAGGACAGGCGTCTCCCCTGGAGATGTATCAG ATTCAGCTACTAGTGACTCAACAAAATCTAAG GGTTCTTGGGGATCCGGAAAAGACCAGTACAGCAAGGACCTGCTTGTATCCTCCATCTTCGCGGCTGCCAGTCGCAAGAGgaaaaagccaaaagaaaaagcaCAACCCAGCAGCTCGGAAGACGAGCTGGACAATGtgtttttcaagaaagaaaactcaGAGCAGGGTCACCACGACATTAAAGAAGAGTCCAAAAAAGAGAGTGAGACACCAGGCCGGAAACAAAGGACCGTTGCTCCCAAAGAAAACAACACGAAGAAAGACAGCAGCGGAGGTGGCAGAGCTGAGCAGAGGGCCCCGCGTGGGGAGAGCTTGGAGCCCCCGGCCCCCCAAAGCACCAAGCAGAGCCGGTCACCCACCCTGAGCTGTCGCCTCGCCGTCCTGAGAGAGAGCCCCAGGGCCCTCGCAGCCCAGAAGACCTCCCACCTGGAAGACACGGGGTCCGACTCCAGCACCCCACTCAGCACTCACGCCCCGGCTCCCCCGGCAAGCTTTCCCACCAAGAAACCTCCCAGCCCCGAGCCCAAGCACAGCGAGCTCCTGGTCAGTGTCGGCAGCATCACCTCCGACCACGCCGGCACACCGTCTGCTCCCTACCTGGCCGGCCTCGACTCCAGCCGGCTGAGCCCCGAGGTGCAGTCCATGGCCGAGAGCCGGGGATTTGAAGCTGATGACGAGAGGAGCGAGCTGGTCAGCGAGGGCCGGCCAGTGGAGACAGACAGCGAGAGCGACTTTCCGGTCTTCCCCGCCGCCCCGGCCTCGGACAGGCTCTTCCGAGGAAAACTCCAAGAGGCCGCGAGGACCAGCCGGAGAAACTCAGAAGGCAGTGAGGTCAGCTGCACGGAAGGAAGTTTAACACCAAGTTTAGAAAGCCGGAGACAGCTCTTCAGCTCCCATAAACTGATCGAGTGTGACACTCTGTCCAGGAAGAAATCCGCCAGGTTCAAGTCAGACAGTGGGAGTCTAGGAGATGCCAAGAATGAGAAAGAAGCCCCTTCCATCACCAAAGTGTTCGACgttatgaaaaaaggaaaatccaCCGGAAATTTACTGACACCACCAGCCAGAAGCGAATCGGACAAACAGGAACCCACTTGGAAAACAAAAATAGCCGATCGGttaaaactgaggcccaaagccCCGGCCGATGACATGTTTggagtaggaagtcaaaaaaccaTCGCCGAACCtgccaaaaggaaaaacatcaaaCGCAGACACACGCTGGGTGGGCACAGGGATGCTACTGAAATGAGTGTTCTGAATTTCTGGAAAGCCCAGGAGCACAGCGGGGACAGAGAATCCGAACTTTCAGCTGTGAATCGATTGAAGCCCAAATGCTCCGCCCAGGACCTGTCCATCTCAGACTGGCTGGCCAGGGAGCGGCTACGCACCAGTATGACTGACCTGAGCAGAGGGGACACGGGGGACCCCCGGCCTGAGAGTCTTGGCACCTTAGAAATACCAACCAGGGACCCGCCCCTGTCTTTCCAGTCTGATGCAGACAGTTCTTCCAGCACCTTGGCTTCAACTAACAGGGCCCCTCTTTCCACACCATCACAGTCACCTgaccaaataaatggagaaagctTCCAGAACACGAGCCAAAACTCCAGTTCTGCAGCCAGGGTCCAACCTCATCAACTGTCTGAAACCCCAGATCACAAAGCACAGTTCCATCCCTGTCTTTAA